The Triticum aestivum cultivar Chinese Spring chromosome 7B, IWGSC CS RefSeq v2.1, whole genome shotgun sequence genome window below encodes:
- the LOC123160201 gene encoding uncharacterized protein, whose product MRRRPARARAAIPPAPAPQSPPPAMVGLLSTPVPSPSTSVSLGLGSPAADDGGSLKSPAVEAPRRSLRLAGAASPGTPPAASSDRDGASSGARGRRKGRPRASAVAAAASPEVGELGSDGGGGGEARASGGTGGGSSGQGARMSLRSGSRLGKRPVEPDAHAEMGLGPDGGGSGSGHNVHDEMLQQDADGMAKRRKGVSAQLADYVADSESDSDDDFVLPVKGSASTLAGAAADYVPDSESDREDFVLPGDRGLKVPANLFTPFNLTEPIVVATGSHMTGQGSGGSVRARRGGIGQVNDRNEQLFSEESMLMHDSAEKAAGGIVKPLASAADKAFADVDFSEVLRHESRNRGEGNSKLVLGNNDSGSAVSVGIPSGTRTRKFSRDDKGKGKMVAEEVLLPQKLSDDDMDWEPVVLQENQSVSGAADADVEPLWRQAARERAIKLAPKFAFFKADEDVHSDEDDEEELEPAADAQDWPGPYSTALRIMDDRDAKLRARELNPSSKLANDADNVILWTPLKNKKAPLRPVPSLASLCMQTLASHAEGIESLGGIPEELKHKLLTELCRSRKMNTHLLTEILCDNPVALQLRECSWLNEDDFEAVFGKCMTESLEVLQLDLSGRCIPDYILPATLAKVPNCMPLLRKISLMGNYRLSDNGLDKLISAAPSLSSLNLSECSLLTSTGIENLANRLQSVLRELYINDCLNVDAMMVLPALKKIKHLEVLSMSGIQSVCDKFVNELIPIHGSNIRELAFAGCLKLTSSSIKTIGVNCPQLSSLDIRNLNRLRDSATRHLRDGCRLIKKLKLQKNTFSDVALSQFLEESGGSLTELSLNNIEKVGNLTARAIALKCSVRLEVLDVSFCRGLSNEALGLIVDSCSSLKTLKLFGCTQITDIFLKGHSNSLVKIIGIEGSILEQLGRC is encoded by the exons atgcgccgccggcccgcgcgcgCCAGGGCCGCCATCCCGCCCGCCCCCGCCCCGCAGTCGCCGCCGCCGGCGATGGTCGGCCTGCTGAGCACGCCGGTGCCGTCCCCGTCCACCTCCGTCTCCCTCGGCCTCGGCTCCCCCGCCGCCGACGACGGCGGCTCCCTCAAGTCCCCCGCCGTCGAGGCGCCCCGCCGCAGCCTGCGCCTGGCCGGCGCCGCCAGCCCGGGCACACCCCCGGCGGCCTCTTCCGACCGGGACGGCGCTTCGTCGGGCGCTCGCGGAAGGAGGAAGGGGAGGCCTCGTGCTTCCGCCGTTGCTGCGGCTGCTTCCCCGGAGGTCGGGGAGCTGGggagcgatggcggcggcggcggcgaggctagGGCCTCGGGCGGCACCGGCGGCGGCTCCAGTGGTCAGGGGGCGCGCATGAGCTTGCGGTCAGGGTCTCGGCTCGGGAAGCGGCCGGTGGAGCCAGATGCCCACGCAGAGATGGGGCTTGGACCGGATGGAGGGGGGTCCGGGTCTGGACACAACGTGCACGACGAAATGCTGCAGCAGGACGCCGACGGGATGGCGAAGCGGCGTAAGGGCGTATCGGCTCAGCTGGCCGACTACGTGGCTGATTCAGAGAGCgacagtgatgatgactttgtGCTACCGGtgaaagggagcgcaagcacgTTGGCTGGAGCGGCGGCCGATTACGTGCCTGATTCGGAGAGCGACAGGGAGGATTTTGTGCTGCCGGGGGATCGTGGCTTGAAGGTACCGGCAAACTTGTTCACTCCTTTTAATCTGACTGAACCGATTGTGGTGGCTACGGGTTCGCATATGACAGGCCAGGGGAGTGGTGGTTCTGTGAGGGCTCGTAGAGGGGGAATTGGACAGGTTAATGACAGGAATGAACAGCTCTTCAGTGAGGAGTCTATGCTCATGCATGATTCGGCAGAGAAGGCAGCTGGTGGCATTGTTAAGCCGTTAGCATCTGCCGCAGACAAAGCCTTTGCGGATGTGGATTTCAGTGAGGTTCTCAGGCATGAGTCTAGAAATAGAGGCGAAGGAAACTCAAAGCTGGTTCTTGGGAACAATGATTCAGGTTCTGCTGTCAGTGTTGGTATTCCATCTGGTACCAGGACCAGGAAGTTCAGTCGTGATGATAAAGGAAAGGGGAAGATGGTTGCGGAAGAGGTTTTATTGCCCCAGAAGTTAAGTGATGATGACATGGATTGGGAACCTGTGGTTTTACAAGAGAATCAGAGCGTCTCAGGAGCAGCTGATGCTGATGTGGAGCCACTTTGGAGGCAAGCGGCAAGAGAGAGAGCTATTAAGCTGGCCCCAAAATTTGCATTCTTCAAAGCAGATGAAGATGTACATAGTGACGAAGATGATGAGGAAGAGTTAGAGCCTGCGGCTGATGCTCAGGATTGGCCAGGTCCATATTCTACTGCATTGAGGATCATGGATGATAGAGATGCTAAATTGAGAGCCCGGGAGTTGAATCCGTCGTCTAAACTAGCTAATGATGCTGATAATGTCATTTTGTGGACACCTTTGAAAAACAAGAAAGCTCCGCTGCGCCCCGTCCCGTCACTTGCGAGCTTATGCATGCAAACTCTTGCAAGCCATGCTGAAGGTATTGAATCACTTGGAGGCATACCTGAGGAGTTAAAACATAAACTTCTCACGGAACTGTGCCGTTCTAGGAAGATGAATACCCATCTTCTTACTGAAATCTTGTGTGATAATCCTGTGGCACTGCAGCTTAGGGAGTGTTCGTGGTTGAATGAGGATGACTTTGAGGCTGTTTTTGGGAAATGCATGACTGAATCCTTAGAG GTTCTGCAGCTTGACTTATCTGGGCGATGCATACCTGACTATATTTTGCCTGCTACCTTGGCAAAGGTTCCTAATTGCATGCCATTATTAAGAAAAATATCTCTGATGGGAAATTACCGTCTTTCTGATAATGGGTTAGACAAACTCATCTCAGCAGCACCTTCTCTGAGTTCGCTCAATTTAAGCGAGTGCTCTCTTCTCACATCAACTGGAATTGAGAATCTTGCTAATAGGCTGCAATCTGTATTGAGAGAACTATATATTAATGACTGCCTAAATGTGGATGCCATGATGGTTCTTCCTGCTCTAAAGAAAATTAAACATTTGGAGGTTTTATCAATGTCTGGCATACAGTCTGTCTGTGACAAGTTTGTGAATGAGCTCATTCCTATACATGGCTCTAATATAAGGGAGTTAGCGTTTGCTGGTTGCCT GAAACTGACCTCATCTTCCATTAAGACTATTGGGGTGAACTGCCCCCAGTTATCATCTTTAGATATACGAAACTTGAATAGGTTGCGTGACTCAGCAACAAGACATCTTCGTGATGGCTGTCGGCTTATAAAGAAATTAAAGCTTCAAAAGAATACGTTCAG TGATGTAGCACTGTCTCAGTTTTTGGAAGAATCTGGAGGATCTTTAACTGAGTTGAGCctaaacaacattgagaag GTTGGAAACCTTACTGCACGGGCGATTGCTCTCAAGTGCTCTGTACGCTTGGAGGTTCTGGATGTTTCCTTCTGCCGTGGTCTGTCCAATGAAGCTTTGGGGCTGATTGTTGACAGTTGCTCATCGTTGAAAACTCTCAAGCTATTTGGGTGTACCCAG ATCACGGATATTTTCCTCAAGGGCCACTCGAACTCATTGGTGAAAATTATTGGGATAGAAGGGAGCATACTGGAGCAATTGGGTCGTTGTTAG